The genomic stretch CCTCTCGACTTTATTGTTCTAATTCTCTTGTGTACGCTCCATGATGCTTGTATTTGGCCTGTATGTACTTGGCGAGCGGTTCGGTTGGGACGATTGcttgttttttcttcgttttttctttcgtgATATCTTGTGAATGATTTGGCATCAGCGAGGGATAGCCGGATGTATGTACACGTATGTAGGTAGAGGCGTTGTAGGAGACTATTGGGATCAGTATTTGATGGCAAATTGATTTCGGCATGAGTCTATTTGGTGAATTTACTGTAATGTGTACCCATATGTATTGATCGTGATTGTTCTAATAGAACTGAGTAATTCTAAGTCCACGTATGCCTATAGTTACCCAACACATATAGAAAAACAACCTATATTACCAACTACAGGAGAGAAGACCCTACAAACCTCACAAACACTACAAAATATACAACAAAACAAACTACAACAAACCCACATCATCACAGAAAACTCAACAACATTAGCAAAAGACTACCCACAAAtacttctttttggtttgaGAAcggtatatatacaatcaccAAACAACCACTCAattatccttcttccccacctTTTCCTTACTATCAATCCATTCTTCCACTAACCCCCTATAATCCTCTACCCCATACGGCTCCAACCACTTCAACCCGCCCTTCCTCGTATAATCCAGCCCCAAATCCCTCAACAACAAATCCACATATGGCACCGCATCAAACACGAAATCCGGGTTCCGTTTCCCAAACCCACCGCGGTAGCGATGCACCCCGAACTGCGAATGCAGGGCTGTTTCCCAGACGAGATCTGCATCGACATCCGCATTATCCTGCTCGAGCACCTTCCGGAGATGAGGGGGACACTGTTCTCGCGGGGCAGGGGTGAGGTTTTCGGTGAAATAGGCTGAGATCCAGAGGGCTTGGGCTTGAGCGAGCatggtggtgttgattgTCATTGCGAGACCCATGAAGGCGATTGACCTGGTATTTGCGAGGGCGGGGGGGATCATCAAGCGGGCGAGACGGAAGGGGtgttttgctgctgctggggcgTCGGGAGCGAGGGGGGCATAGTTGGCTGGTTTGGGGGGTGGGGTGGCCAGTCGTGGGAAGCGGGAGAGGATCTCTGCGTCGGCTTGTTGGATGACGGATTGGGGGATGGGGTCTTCGGCCCAGGGGAAGCCGAGGGTTTGGGAGAGGGTCGAGGGTCGGAAGTCGATGTTGGGGGTTGCTTGCCAGCCTGTGGCGCAGATGAGGGTGTCGGATTGGATTTGGGTGCCGGAGGCGAGGTGGATGGTTTTGGGAGTGAGGTGGGTGATGTGGTCGATGTGGATTTGCACTTTGCCTTCGGTGACAAGGTCGAAGAAGTTGGTTGGGTAGTTGAGGATGCTGAGGCCTGAGGCGATCCAGAAGGGACTGAACCAGGGTTTGAGTTTCTTGGTTTCAGGGTGGGAGTCGTATTTGTTCAGGGTGATCACGTCGTTGGCCAGGATGGACCAGAAGGTGTCGACGATTTTGCGGCCGAGCCAGGTGCCGTGCAGGAAGTTGCGGATGGGGCTGCAGCCGTCGGCGTCGCCCCAGATGCAGGGGCTGAACCAGGTGAGGAGGCGCGTGGTGACGAGCTTCTCGAGCCATTTCTTCAATGGGGTTACGTAGGCCGGGGCCATCCAGACGGGGCCGTGGCCGTTGTCGCGGATGATCCAGTCGACGTGGGCGCCGGCGGTTGCGGCGGCGTAGACGGCGTCCCAGGCAGATTTGGTGCCGCCGAGGACGGTGATGCGCTTGTTGGGTTGCAGGACGGCGTCTTGGTGCTGGGGCAGGTCGCGACAGTGGAAGAGCGGTGCATCGAAGGTGTCCTGGCCGGTGATAGTGGGCATGTAGGGCTGGGAGGTGATGCCGGTGCAGACGATGAGCTTTTTGCTCACGACGGTCTTCTCGCCGTCGGTGTCGTCGATGGTCAGGGTCCAGGTCCCGTCGGAATTATGTTCCGCGATGCGCACGCGCGTGTTCAGGCGG from Aspergillus oryzae RIB40 DNA, chromosome 1 encodes the following:
- a CDS encoding flavin-binding monooxygenase-like protein (predicted protein) encodes the protein METVDVTVIGAGWSGLAALKTYHQVDPSASIVLFESAASVGGVWAKHRLYAGLKSNNMLGTYEFSDFPMDASFGVQLGQHIPGTVIQQYMERFVEHFQLSEFIRLNTRVRIAEHNSDGTWTLTIDDTDGEKTVVSKKLIVCTGITSQPYMPTITGQDTFDAPLFHCRDLPQHQDAVLQPNKRITVLGGTKSAWDAVYAAATAGAHVDWIIRDNGHGPVWMAPAYVTPLKKWLEKLVTTRLLTWFSPCIWGDADGCSPIRNFLHGTWLGRKIVDTFWSILANDVITLNKYDSHPETKKLKPWFSPFWIASGLSILNYPTNFFDLVTEGKVQIHIDHITHLTPKTIHLASGTQIQSDTLICATGWQATPNIDFRPSTLSQTLGFPWAEDPIPQSVIQQADAEILSRFPRLATPPPKPANYAPLAPDAPAAAKHPFRLARLMIPPALANTRSIAFMGLAMTINTTMLAQAQALWISAYFTENLTPAPREQCPPHLRKVLEQDNADVDADLVWETALHSQFGVHRYRGGFGKRNPDFVFDAVPYVDLLLRDLGLDYTRKGGLKWLEPYGVEDYRGLVEEWIDSKEKVGKKDN